From a single Miscanthus floridulus cultivar M001 chromosome 8, ASM1932011v1, whole genome shotgun sequence genomic region:
- the LOC136470232 gene encoding uncharacterized protein produces MAGNLSRAMSDVSSSLSEQCNSINVDYSRLIKNLILDSNNHKKLPQTVASFFYDSENDNQNFTSVVRGVRPRSLKFLPFNIDNVALSDYYNGLILCRCLGADGYRYVIYNPMTQKFKILPPSTPDVGHAVGEARLAFDLTASSHFHVIEYVDVNSVCAGVDIYLSQTTAWIYKESKWGEYTDVTFS; encoded by the exons ATGGCGGGTAACCTCAGCCGCGCCATGTCTGATGTGTCCTCATCTCTCTCGGAGCAGTGCAACAGCATCAACGTCGACTACAGCAGGCTGATC AAAAACCTCATCTTGGACTCCAACAACCATAAGAAGTTGCCCCAGACTGTGGCCAGCTTCTTCTACGACAGTGAGAACGACAATCAAAACTTCACCAGCGTCGTCCGTGGTGTACGCCCCCGCTCTTTGaaattcttgcccttcaacattgACAATGTAGCTCTCTCAGATTACTACAACGGCCTCATCCTATGCAggtgccttggggctgatggataccgctatgtcatCTACAATCCAATGACCCAGAAGTTTAAAATTCTGCCGCCTAGCACCCCTGATGTTGGCCatgctgttggtgaggctcgcttggcATTTGATTtgacagcctcctcgcacttccatgtgattgaatatgtggatgtcaaCTCTGTGTGTGCAGGTGTGGATATCTACTTATCTcaaactacagcatggatctataaggaatctaaatggggtgagtatactgatgtgacattttcatag